In Haematobia irritans isolate KBUSLIRL chromosome 1, ASM5000362v1, whole genome shotgun sequence, a genomic segment contains:
- the Rift gene encoding riboflavin transporter isoform X2, with translation MSLLHIHLSLVISVYLLIQMQKFYRRYKSFEPSEVSSLLHCEKHNNNMTVKMGFKILENRSIIVDILAIFFGIGTWIGINGTFIQLPLLVEVAPEGWSLPSYLSVMVQIGNLGPLTYTLIQKFCKRNDAPMIYTLLVNGTISAILTAFFYNKTAKMFGEEHSVALFVLTIFTAFTACTSSVLFMPYMGRFKEIYLVTYFMGEGLSGLLPSVVALIQGIGGSAECILVNVTESGENIYEKYVPPPRFGTQAFFIFIFVVMILSCLGFTLLDRLKLSKKQYAAVKVGQGNNYQYERDASTPTSSIPPESNGNNSTQVNGNDSKPSNDLAPVISSQVYVSLLMLIAIVCFFSNGIFNSIQSYSCLPYGGQAYHLSATLSVIANPVACFLAIFLPHTSVRSILTLTGLASILTVYVFVTAAMSPFPPLHGTTAGSVLVIITWTLLVGLVSYIKLSISTVMRSQGGKSLVWTGGLSQLGSLIGSVLIFLLINKTNSFTAAYEEC, from the exons ATGTCATTATTACACATTCATCTTTCGTTAGTAATATCAGTCTATTTGCTAATCCAAAtgcaaaagttttatagaagatACAA ATCTTTTGAGCCGTCTGAGGTTAGTTCCCTCTTGCATTGCGAGAAGCACAACAACAACATGACAGTAAAAATGGGATTTAAAATTCTGGAGAATCGTAGTATTATTGTAGATATTTTGGCTATATTCTTTGGTATTGGcacatggattggcattaatggaaCTTTCATACAACTACCCCTATTGGTTGAAGTGGCTCCAGAGGGTTGGAGTTTGCCCTCGTATTTAAGCGTTATGGTTCAAATTGGTAATTTGGGTCCTCTTACATATACGCTCATACAAAAATTCTGCAAAAGAAATGATGCCCCTATGATTTACACACTTCTGGTCAATGGAACTATTTCAGCTATCTTAACcgcatttttttacaacaaaaccGCAAAGATGTTCGGCGAAGAGCACAGTGTAGCTCTGTTTGTTCTGACAATATTTACAGCTTTCACTGCTTGTACGAGTAGTGTACTCTTCATGCCCTACATGGgaagatttaaagaaatatatttggTGACCTACTTCATGGGAGAAGGTCTAAGTGGTCTTTTACCTTCAGTGGTGGCATTAATCCAAGGTATAGGAGGTTCAGCAGAATGCATATTAGTAAATGTGACAGAATCAGgtgaaaatatttatgaaaagtaTGTACCCCCTCCTCGATTTGGTACCCAAGCTTTCTTTATATTCATATTCGTGGTAATGATTTTGAGTTGCCTAGGATTTACATTATTGGATCGATTGAAACTGTCGAAAAAACAATATGCTGCAGTAAAAGTTGGCCAAGGCAACAATTATCAATATGAAAGAGATGCATCAACACCTACGTCATCGATACCTCCTGAATCGAATGGAAATAATTCGACACAGGTTAATGGCAATGATTCCAAACCAAGTAACGATCTTGCTCCGGTGATATCTTCACAAGTTTATGTATCTCTCCTAATGTTAATAGCCATTGTGTGCTTTTTTTCCAATGGCATATTCAATAGCATACAATCCTATTCTTGCCTACCATACGGAGGCCAGGCTTATCATCTATCAGCAACGTTAAGTGTGATTGCCAATCCCGTTGCATGTTTTTTGGCTATATTCCTGCCACATACCTCTGTTCGCAGTATTCTAACTTTGACCGGATTAGCAAGCATATTAACAGTGTATGTTTTCGTCACAGCAGCAATGAGTCCTTTTCCTCCGCTGCATGGTACCACAGCTGGATCTGTGCTGGTG ataATAACATGGACTTTGTTGGTTGGTTTGGTTAGTTACATAAAGTTAAGCATATCAACAGTAATGCGTTCCCAAGGTGGTAAATCGTTGGTTTGGACTGGTGGTCTATCTCAGTTGGGCTCTCTCATTGGTTCTGTTCTGATTTtccttttaattaataaaacaaatagTTTTACAGCGGCCTATGAAGAATgctga
- the Rift gene encoding riboflavin transporter isoform X1 has translation MNSNGKDNFNENEKRDSAIYNIRPSRITTHNADINNIEYETSPPQPVYSIPSLTSSASDCLAAFAPSLYRDGSFEPSEVSSLLHCEKHNNNMTVKMGFKILENRSIIVDILAIFFGIGTWIGINGTFIQLPLLVEVAPEGWSLPSYLSVMVQIGNLGPLTYTLIQKFCKRNDAPMIYTLLVNGTISAILTAFFYNKTAKMFGEEHSVALFVLTIFTAFTACTSSVLFMPYMGRFKEIYLVTYFMGEGLSGLLPSVVALIQGIGGSAECILVNVTESGENIYEKYVPPPRFGTQAFFIFIFVVMILSCLGFTLLDRLKLSKKQYAAVKVGQGNNYQYERDASTPTSSIPPESNGNNSTQVNGNDSKPSNDLAPVISSQVYVSLLMLIAIVCFFSNGIFNSIQSYSCLPYGGQAYHLSATLSVIANPVACFLAIFLPHTSVRSILTLTGLASILTVYVFVTAAMSPFPPLHGTTAGSVLVIITWTLLVGLVSYIKLSISTVMRSQGGKSLVWTGGLSQLGSLIGSVLIFLLINKTNSFTAAYEEC, from the exons ATGAATTCCAACGGTAAAGATAACTTCAATGAAAATGAGAAACGAGACTCAGCAATTTATAATATAAGACCCTCACGAATAACAACACACAATGCAGACATTAACAACATCGAATATGAAACAAGCCCACCGCAACCAGTTTACTCCATACCGTCGTTAACATCGTCGGCAAGCGACTGCCTTGCTGCCTTCGCTCCAAGCCTTTATCGTGACGG ATCTTTTGAGCCGTCTGAGGTTAGTTCCCTCTTGCATTGCGAGAAGCACAACAACAACATGACAGTAAAAATGGGATTTAAAATTCTGGAGAATCGTAGTATTATTGTAGATATTTTGGCTATATTCTTTGGTATTGGcacatggattggcattaatggaaCTTTCATACAACTACCCCTATTGGTTGAAGTGGCTCCAGAGGGTTGGAGTTTGCCCTCGTATTTAAGCGTTATGGTTCAAATTGGTAATTTGGGTCCTCTTACATATACGCTCATACAAAAATTCTGCAAAAGAAATGATGCCCCTATGATTTACACACTTCTGGTCAATGGAACTATTTCAGCTATCTTAACcgcatttttttacaacaaaaccGCAAAGATGTTCGGCGAAGAGCACAGTGTAGCTCTGTTTGTTCTGACAATATTTACAGCTTTCACTGCTTGTACGAGTAGTGTACTCTTCATGCCCTACATGGgaagatttaaagaaatatatttggTGACCTACTTCATGGGAGAAGGTCTAAGTGGTCTTTTACCTTCAGTGGTGGCATTAATCCAAGGTATAGGAGGTTCAGCAGAATGCATATTAGTAAATGTGACAGAATCAGgtgaaaatatttatgaaaagtaTGTACCCCCTCCTCGATTTGGTACCCAAGCTTTCTTTATATTCATATTCGTGGTAATGATTTTGAGTTGCCTAGGATTTACATTATTGGATCGATTGAAACTGTCGAAAAAACAATATGCTGCAGTAAAAGTTGGCCAAGGCAACAATTATCAATATGAAAGAGATGCATCAACACCTACGTCATCGATACCTCCTGAATCGAATGGAAATAATTCGACACAGGTTAATGGCAATGATTCCAAACCAAGTAACGATCTTGCTCCGGTGATATCTTCACAAGTTTATGTATCTCTCCTAATGTTAATAGCCATTGTGTGCTTTTTTTCCAATGGCATATTCAATAGCATACAATCCTATTCTTGCCTACCATACGGAGGCCAGGCTTATCATCTATCAGCAACGTTAAGTGTGATTGCCAATCCCGTTGCATGTTTTTTGGCTATATTCCTGCCACATACCTCTGTTCGCAGTATTCTAACTTTGACCGGATTAGCAAGCATATTAACAGTGTATGTTTTCGTCACAGCAGCAATGAGTCCTTTTCCTCCGCTGCATGGTACCACAGCTGGATCTGTGCTGGTG ataATAACATGGACTTTGTTGGTTGGTTTGGTTAGTTACATAAAGTTAAGCATATCAACAGTAATGCGTTCCCAAGGTGGTAAATCGTTGGTTTGGACTGGTGGTCTATCTCAGTTGGGCTCTCTCATTGGTTCTGTTCTGATTTtccttttaattaataaaacaaatagTTTTACAGCGGCCTATGAAGAATgctga
- the Rift gene encoding riboflavin transporter isoform X3, translated as MTVKMGFKILENRSIIVDILAIFFGIGTWIGINGTFIQLPLLVEVAPEGWSLPSYLSVMVQIGNLGPLTYTLIQKFCKRNDAPMIYTLLVNGTISAILTAFFYNKTAKMFGEEHSVALFVLTIFTAFTACTSSVLFMPYMGRFKEIYLVTYFMGEGLSGLLPSVVALIQGIGGSAECILVNVTESGENIYEKYVPPPRFGTQAFFIFIFVVMILSCLGFTLLDRLKLSKKQYAAVKVGQGNNYQYERDASTPTSSIPPESNGNNSTQVNGNDSKPSNDLAPVISSQVYVSLLMLIAIVCFFSNGIFNSIQSYSCLPYGGQAYHLSATLSVIANPVACFLAIFLPHTSVRSILTLTGLASILTVYVFVTAAMSPFPPLHGTTAGSVLVIITWTLLVGLVSYIKLSISTVMRSQGGKSLVWTGGLSQLGSLIGSVLIFLLINKTNSFTAAYEEC; from the exons ATGACAGTAAAAATGGGATTTAAAATTCTGGAGAATCGTAGTATTATTGTAGATATTTTGGCTATATTCTTTGGTATTGGcacatggattggcattaatggaaCTTTCATACAACTACCCCTATTGGTTGAAGTGGCTCCAGAGGGTTGGAGTTTGCCCTCGTATTTAAGCGTTATGGTTCAAATTGGTAATTTGGGTCCTCTTACATATACGCTCATACAAAAATTCTGCAAAAGAAATGATGCCCCTATGATTTACACACTTCTGGTCAATGGAACTATTTCAGCTATCTTAACcgcatttttttacaacaaaaccGCAAAGATGTTCGGCGAAGAGCACAGTGTAGCTCTGTTTGTTCTGACAATATTTACAGCTTTCACTGCTTGTACGAGTAGTGTACTCTTCATGCCCTACATGGgaagatttaaagaaatatatttggTGACCTACTTCATGGGAGAAGGTCTAAGTGGTCTTTTACCTTCAGTGGTGGCATTAATCCAAGGTATAGGAGGTTCAGCAGAATGCATATTAGTAAATGTGACAGAATCAGgtgaaaatatttatgaaaagtaTGTACCCCCTCCTCGATTTGGTACCCAAGCTTTCTTTATATTCATATTCGTGGTAATGATTTTGAGTTGCCTAGGATTTACATTATTGGATCGATTGAAACTGTCGAAAAAACAATATGCTGCAGTAAAAGTTGGCCAAGGCAACAATTATCAATATGAAAGAGATGCATCAACACCTACGTCATCGATACCTCCTGAATCGAATGGAAATAATTCGACACAGGTTAATGGCAATGATTCCAAACCAAGTAACGATCTTGCTCCGGTGATATCTTCACAAGTTTATGTATCTCTCCTAATGTTAATAGCCATTGTGTGCTTTTTTTCCAATGGCATATTCAATAGCATACAATCCTATTCTTGCCTACCATACGGAGGCCAGGCTTATCATCTATCAGCAACGTTAAGTGTGATTGCCAATCCCGTTGCATGTTTTTTGGCTATATTCCTGCCACATACCTCTGTTCGCAGTATTCTAACTTTGACCGGATTAGCAAGCATATTAACAGTGTATGTTTTCGTCACAGCAGCAATGAGTCCTTTTCCTCCGCTGCATGGTACCACAGCTGGATCTGTGCTGGTG ataATAACATGGACTTTGTTGGTTGGTTTGGTTAGTTACATAAAGTTAAGCATATCAACAGTAATGCGTTCCCAAGGTGGTAAATCGTTGGTTTGGACTGGTGGTCTATCTCAGTTGGGCTCTCTCATTGGTTCTGTTCTGATTTtccttttaattaataaaacaaatagTTTTACAGCGGCCTATGAAGAATgctga
- the LOC142219726 gene encoding uncharacterized protein LOC142219726 isoform X1: protein MDSKKKSFKEVLRTQSAEIHLKELQERLELLCITHDTMIQQFEELIGEIEDVSSYLLMRENFNCSTNEKIERLSKFEEIKNSDAAHENDDTKNTNIDIKSMLEKFERLSFSQLDFHKVKESLGKVQTFFNVSKNSGNELKKLQISTNIRQKIDKLSHNNNQEMENCGNRLYLKQNQQINSSFNENEMNSNYVSCCSSFDSLYKNYQLDNQSSNFTSLSGYDGDEDSHFNMLIAKEH, encoded by the exons ATGGACAGCAAGAAAAAATCATTTA AAGAAGTTTTGCGAACTCAAAGCGCTGAAATTCATTTAAAAGAACTACAAGAACGTTTGGAGTTGCTATGCATTACACATGATACTATGATTCAACAATTTGAAGAGCTTATTGgtgaaatagaagatgtttcatCTTATTTGCTTATGCGAGAGAACTTCAATTGTtctacaaatgaaaaaattgagagattgtcaaaatttgaagaaattaaaaattctgaTGCGGCCCACGAAAATGATGATACGAAGAATAcaaatatagatataaaatcaatgcttgaaaaatttgaaaggtTGAGCTTCAGTCAATTGGACTTCCATAAAGTCAAGGAATCTTTGGGAAAGGTACAAACTTTTTTCAATGTTTCGAAAAACAGCGGCaatgaattaaagaaattacaAATCAGTACAAAtattcgtcaaaaaattgataagcttAGCCATAATAACAACCAGGAAATGGAAAATTGCGGGAATCGATTATACCTAAAGCAAAACCAACAAATCAATTCCTCatttaatgaaaatgaaatgaattcaaattacgTTTCTTGTTGCAGTAGCTTTGatagtttatataaaaactatCAATTGGATAATCAGAGTTCGAATTTTACATCACTTAGTGGATATGACGGTGATGAGGACAGTCactttaatatgttaattgcaaAGGAACATTGA
- the Ir100a gene encoding ionotropic receptor 100a codes for MFECTDMQELSIILENQANRAGYLFLLLANDTTDWSDIFNKAQYFWNTLRIYKIIYMANDVTQFYHPFVNDEQGNYGRLVNIREYNINNIFHNMNGYTLRVYIFDSVFSSVLADGNEMKVTGVKGTEANVAYLLEQYLNFSMYLQWPDDDFFGARLENGSFNGAIGRLERNETDISLTGFFIKDYLARGIDFSASVYMDKLCCYVKKSQRIPASILPLYAVHESIWLVYVIVGTLSSFFWMLLRRVNLRLNSEELMQVKSMRFEWYVIFTDTWVLWVRMIITRFPPSNAERIFAISLCLVSVIIGAIIDSSLATVYIEPLYYKDINTLAELEKAHMRIFYKHAAIRDDLFTGHSSEIYQSLDRRMILVGEPEERLISIMAKRGGFVAVTRAASLDLVDIYYFVTKKVFMIPECPKLYNIAFPMMKNSPYEEEINLALTKFLAAGLINYWIEGEKYKSRSRIHLFQDYVAESEHKWKVLSIVDLQLAFYVLATGSILSAILFCGEFIHHSYRVRRKQLIQRDL; via the exons ATGTTCGAATGTACCGATATGCAAGAATTATCCATCATCCTAGAGAATCAAGCTAATCGAGCTGGCTATCTTTTCTTGTTATTGGCAAACGATACAACAGACTGGTCGGATATTTTTAACAAAGCACAATATTTTTGGAATACATTgcgaatatataaaattatatacatggCAAATGATGTCACTCAATTTTATCATCCTTTTGTAAACGATGAGCAAGGAAACTATGGTAGATTGGTCAACATCAGGGAATATAACATAAACAATATATTTCATAATATGAATGGCTACACACTGCGGGTTTATATTTTCGATTCGGTGTTTTCAAGCGTATTGGCAGATGGCAATGAAATGAAAGTAACCGGCGTAAAAGGTACCGAGGCCAATGTGGCTTATTTACTAGAACagtatttgaatttttcgatgtaTTTACAATGGCCAGATGATGATTTTTTTGG AGCTCGCTTAGAAAATGGTTCATTTAATGGTGCCATTGGACGTTTGGAACGTAATGAAACGGATATAAGTTTAACTGGATTTTTTATCAAGGACTATTTGGCTCGTGGCATTGATTTCTCAGCGTCTGTGTATATGGACAAACTATGCTGCTACGTTAAGAAATCACAACGTATACCAGCATCCATTCTACCGCTCTATGCAGTCCATGAAAGTATTTGGCTTGTCTATGTGATTGTGGGCACACTATCCTCCTTTTTCTGGATGCTCTTAAGACGTGTAAATCTAAGATTAAATAGTGAAGAATTGATGCAAGTAAAGAGTATGCGATTTGAGTGGTATGTTATATTCACCGATACCTGGGTATTATGGGTACGCATGATTATTACCCGGTTTCCTCCTTCGAATGCGGAGCGTATTTTTGCCATTTCATTGTGTTTAGTTAGTGTGATTATTGGGGCAATAATAGATTCAAGTTTGGCCACTGTGTATATAGAACCTTTGTATTACAAAGACATAAATACGTTGGCTGAATTGGAAAAGGCACATATGCGAATATTCTATAAACATGCAGCTATCAGAGATGATTTATTTACTGGTCACAGCTCGGAAATCTATCAGAGCCTAGATAGGCGTATGATATTAGTTGGGGAACCGGAAGAACGCCTCATAAGTATTATGGCTAAACGTGGAGGATTTGTTGCAGTTACAAGGGCCGCATCGTTGGACTTAGTTGACATTTactattttgtaacaaaaaaagttttcatgATACCCGAATGTCCGAAGCTCTATAATATTGCTTTTCCCATGATGAAAAATTCACCTTATGAAGAAGAAATAAACTTGGCTCTTACAAAATTTCTTGCAGCTGGTTTAATAAACTACTGGATTGAAGGAGAAAAATATAAATCGAGAAGTCGAATACATTTGTTTCAAGACTATGTAGCAGAATCAGAACATAAATGGAAAGTATTGAGTATAGTAGATTTGCAATTGGCATTCTATGTCCTCGCCACAGGATCAATACTGTCGGCTATATTATTTTGTGGTGAATTTATACACCACTCTTATAGGGTTCGAAGGAAACAATTAATACAAAGGGATCTATAG
- the LOC142219726 gene encoding uncharacterized protein LOC142219726 isoform X2: protein MDSKKKSFKVLRTQSAEIHLKELQERLELLCITHDTMIQQFEELIGEIEDVSSYLLMRENFNCSTNEKIERLSKFEEIKNSDAAHENDDTKNTNIDIKSMLEKFERLSFSQLDFHKVKESLGKVQTFFNVSKNSGNELKKLQISTNIRQKIDKLSHNNNQEMENCGNRLYLKQNQQINSSFNENEMNSNYVSCCSSFDSLYKNYQLDNQSSNFTSLSGYDGDEDSHFNMLIAKEH from the exons ATGGACAGCAAGAAAAAATCATTTA AAGTTTTGCGAACTCAAAGCGCTGAAATTCATTTAAAAGAACTACAAGAACGTTTGGAGTTGCTATGCATTACACATGATACTATGATTCAACAATTTGAAGAGCTTATTGgtgaaatagaagatgtttcatCTTATTTGCTTATGCGAGAGAACTTCAATTGTtctacaaatgaaaaaattgagagattgtcaaaatttgaagaaattaaaaattctgaTGCGGCCCACGAAAATGATGATACGAAGAATAcaaatatagatataaaatcaatgcttgaaaaatttgaaaggtTGAGCTTCAGTCAATTGGACTTCCATAAAGTCAAGGAATCTTTGGGAAAGGTACAAACTTTTTTCAATGTTTCGAAAAACAGCGGCaatgaattaaagaaattacaAATCAGTACAAAtattcgtcaaaaaattgataagcttAGCCATAATAACAACCAGGAAATGGAAAATTGCGGGAATCGATTATACCTAAAGCAAAACCAACAAATCAATTCCTCatttaatgaaaatgaaatgaattcaaattacgTTTCTTGTTGCAGTAGCTTTGatagtttatataaaaactatCAATTGGATAATCAGAGTTCGAATTTTACATCACTTAGTGGATATGACGGTGATGAGGACAGTCactttaatatgttaattgcaaAGGAACATTGA
- the LOC142223125 gene encoding uncharacterized protein LOC142223125: MSFRDDPNDPDWNSKSSQRKGEATVKDSINNSNNKPKYSQKFCEKWLKIFYPWLERCDDDPNKPFCRACLCRLDCNRCHLQRHERTTKHARNLDILLSKGEGGTKQHLSIRRERSKYYKQRPRDPSEMSQEDFMDEYIDEPEVQNEFTYEQQTDDQTSEGQYSQEDNTMDNTETEIITGDIVDQIVVKRPSVNKINNDRPRKILKSENSIIEEATDRKEGMKLLLQIQKDKNDLMDSFKELMGGSIPLSSPPREKNHVDLFFESVSSSVKALSPKLIAEAKMRVSQLICELELRALTENDVHQQSTMVLANETTTGTYVIGHNPGMQHQHIEAHYEALS, encoded by the exons ATGAGTTTTCGTGATGATCCCAATGATCCAGATTG GAACTCAAAATCATCCCAGCGAAAAGGTGAAGCGACCGTTAAAGACAGTATAAATAACTCAAAtaataaaccaaaatattcccagaaattttgtgaaaaatggttaaaaatattttatccgtGGCTAGAAAGATGTGATGATGACCCCAATAAACCTTTCTGTCGGGCTTGTCTTTGTAGACTTGATTGCAATCGATGTCACTTACAGCGACATGAAAGAACTACGAAACATGCAAGAAATCTGGATATCCTTCTCAGTAAAGGGGAAGGAGGTACCAAGCAGCATTTAAGCATAAGACGGGAACGAAGTAAATATTATAAACAAAGACCGAGAGACCCTTCTGAAATGTCACAAGAAGACTTCATGGATGAATACATTgacga GCCTGAAGTCCAAAATGAATTCACTTATGAACAACAAACCGATGATCAAACATCTGAAGGCCAATACTCGCAAGAAGATAATACCATGGATAACACAGAAACCGAAATAATAACGGGTGATATTGTTGATCAAATAGTAGTTAAAAGACCATCcgtaaacaaaattaataacgaCAGACCTCGAAAAATCCTTAAATCGGAGAACTCAATAATTGAGGAAGCAACGGACCGAAAGGAAGGCATGAAACTTTTGCTGCAAATACAAAAAGACAAGAATGATCTTATGGATTCGTTCAAGGAATTAATGGGTGGTAGTATACCACTATCTTCTCCACCTAGGGAGAAAAATCATGTCGATTTATTTTTCGAAAGTGTTAGTTCAAGTGTGAAAGCCTTATCACCAAAGTTGATAGCCGAGGCAAAAATGAGAGTTTCGCAGTTGATATGTGAGCTGGAATTGCGAGCACTTACGGAAAATGATGTCCATCAACAATCAACGATGGTGCTGGCAAATGAAACAACAACTGGGACTTATGTAATAGGTCACAATCCTGGTATGCAACATCAACATATTGAAGCGCATTACGAAGCCTTAAGTTGA